One Elaeis guineensis isolate ETL-2024a chromosome 10, EG11, whole genome shotgun sequence genomic window carries:
- the LOC105052446 gene encoding 4-diphosphocytidyl-2-C-methyl-D-erythritol kinase, chloroplastic has translation MMASSQLLSHHLYPSHHNGFKPQKLSKSGPCYFHPKTAFKGSPNHRIKASGSTSGRKQVEIVYDPDERINKLADEVDKNAGLSRLSLFSPCKVNVFLRITGKREDGFHELASLFHVISLGDTIKFSLSPTKARDRLSTNVPGVPLDDRNLIIKALNLYRKKTGTDNFFWIHLDKKVPTGAGLGGGSSNAATALWAANQFSGCLASEKELQEWAGEIGSDVPFFFSNGAAFCTGRGEVVQDIPNPLPSDLPMVLIKPQEACSTAEVYRRLRLDQTSSVDPLILLREITQNGISQDVCINDLEPPAFEVLPSLKKLKKRVLAAGRGEYNAVFMSGSGSTIVGVGSPEPPSFVYDDDDYKDVFISEACFVTRRENQWYTASSSLTSSSRDVSSEVASSVE, from the exons ATGATGGCTTCTTCCCAGCTCCTCTCCCACCATCTCTACCCCTCTCACCACAATGGATTTAAGCCCCAAAAGCTCTCCAAGAGCGGGCCATGTTACTTCCACCCAAAGACCGCCTTTAAGGGGAGCCCAAATCATAGAATCAAGGCTTCCGGGTCAACATCTGGACGGAAGCAAGTGGAG aTAGTATATGATCCAGATGAGAGGATAAACAAATTGGCAGATGAGGTGGATAAGAACGCCGGCCTCTCGAGGCTCTCTCTCTTTTCGCCTTGTAAG GTTAATGTGTTTTTGAGGATAACTGGTAAGAGGGAAGACGGGTTTCATGAGTTGGCATCTTTATTTCAT GTAATAAGTTTGGGAGATACAATTAAATTCTCCCTGTCTCCGACTAAGGCTAGAGATCGGCTATCAACTAATGTACCTGGTGTCCCGCTTGATGACAGGAATTTG ATCATCAAAGCACTTAACCTTTATAGAAAGAAAACAGGCACTGATAACTTCTTCTGG ATTCATCTTGATAAAAAAGTTCCTACTGGTGCTGGTCTTGGTGGTGGAAGCAGTAATGCTGCAACTGCTTTGTGGGCTGCTAACCAGTTTAGCGGTTGCCTTGCTTCTGAAAAGGAGCTTCAAGAATGGGCTGGTGAGATTGGCTCAGATgttcccttctttttctcaaaTGGAGCAGCATTTTGTACTGGTAGGGGTGAG GTTGTTCAAGATATTCCAAATCCGTTGCCCTCAGACTTGCCTATGGTTCTTATAAAGCCACAAGAAGCATGCTCAACTGCTGAAGTTTACAGG CGACTACGGCTAGATCAAACTAGTTCGGTTGACCCGTTGATTTTGCTTAGGGAAATCACCCAGAATGGGATATCTCAAGATGTTTGTATAAATGATCTAG AGCCTCCTGCTTTTGAAGTCCTTCCATCTCTCAAAAAGTTGAAAAAACGAGTGCTTGCAGCCGGCCGTGGAGAGTATAATGCTGTTTTCATGTCAGGAAG TGGAAGCACCATTGTTGGTGTTGGTTCACCAGAGCCTCCATCTTTTGTctatgatgatgatgattataAGGATGTATTTATATCAG AGGCTTGCTTTGTCACCCGTCGAGAGAACCAGTGGTATACCGCATCCAGTTCCTTAACATCTTCTAGCAGAGATGTATCGTCTGAAGTAGCATCATCTGTTGAGTAG